In one window of Henckelia pumila isolate YLH828 chromosome 1, ASM3356847v2, whole genome shotgun sequence DNA:
- the LOC140876486 gene encoding uncharacterized protein isoform X3 yields the protein MGGGAVEQLQQQLFPEGSLVEVKTDEDGFKGVFFVATVISSPRKKGRKSFKKLLVEYHNLVASEDGSKRLRESVDVTFVRPAPPPQEDFEGFGLNDSVDAFYKDGWWIGIISQVLQGGRFIVTFQSPPDVLEFGLSELRVHWDWCNGSWFRPEKQGITSLMFEVGRKVEVSFEVEDFLGAWFPAAIHKVLTNGTYLVEYHSSNSSNEDQFLKATVDSLHVRPCPPFLKDKNYVLLEKVDCFFNFGWWNGVITKVLEDCRYVIFFKQQNKEKEFHQSELRPHMDWKDSKWFTSSQLHEDLPLRSSEDEKLSPHASENTGGNTVAVLVSSLGNNDCDKRTLCSLNLGENQIEPLIVGNEKYSHEKLPHQSCQSASGNILAVAASNPRDKDDSVQKTPCLLDFSENQIEPLVSTYKKSSHPAKLRSKRRWHLSEAHRALSRPIKKLKEGNIPEVCEQVASDRSAEEFLCSSGNDITIFTTQLSTIDQSSENLSPTELRKPQNLCGNDYSISRILEKSRTPTLQFDSSEPDCGVRSLGINSAGIEQDAAEDALNEHAEKETELPIIIGLPCAEINSSGLGTSRGKRGGYGSSSKKILRPRSDQILHSNVSAIEDTKNSNRTETGDLSQKRKRGRPRKVLISSPQVLVTGIAKNGSVASSYIGRKDGDSHGDNEVVMTDNYLEFNEPNYDLTDGFDPKNSIKNSKRTLAEVHNEQAMKESTRLPKSPSKRGGRHRTEVGKTTESNYLTGALEKIVDEIHCNVSDEQHSKWIEGMQTPTRNDSGKIIESNSLIETLEKTIDEVPCNELNEPLSKWIEGMRTPTIKDSDSIDQSLGKTIELNCLTEGLEAPFDELDEPLSKWIEAMQTPATMKDSVLPGSPVEKCVEKNDNSVFVDGSEKQKRSGVQPCGFDDTCATVPSEQEDLPFAKNVVLWKTIDSMDVLQRIPQRPHFRPLIHLKESSREGLAIGCMVTFSTVVEKASKLQINDPKSIADEILEILEDLEKYGFDVKVVEQCVGQMLEVKHKQEELREEAKGIDSQISHHNLEKQKINEEMGEMRRQILMLQEKISVAAAAQEKEESKIAPLHSKLQKVEEDIKMIELEFQNLAAAM from the exons atgggcgGTGGTGCAGTAGAGCAACTCCAGCAGCAGCTCTTCCCAGAGGGCTCCTTGGTTGAGGTGAAGACCGACGAAGACGGTTTCAAGGGGGTCttttttgtagccactgtgatTTCCTCTCCGAGAAAGAAAGGCAGAAAGAGTTTCAAGAAACTCCTGGTGGAATACCACAATCTCGTGGCCAGTGAAGATGGATCCAAGCGTTTGAGAGAAAGCGTTGATGTTACGTTCGTCAGACCCGCTCCGCCACCACAGGAGGATTTCGAGGGTTTTGGGCTAAATGACTCCGTCGATGCGTTCTATAAAGATGGTTGGTGGATAGGTATCATCTCGCAAGTTCTCCAAGGAGGAAGGTTCATCGTGACTTTTCAAAGCCCGCCGGACGTGCTCGAGTTTGGGCTCTCTGAACTTAGGGTTCACTGGGATTGGTGTAACGGAAGTTGGTTCAGACCCGAAAAGCAG GGTATAACAAGTTTGATGTTTGAAGTTGGGAGGAAGGTAGAAGTGTCCTTTGAAGTGGAAGATTTTCTGGGCGCATGGTTTCCCGCCGCCATACATAAAGTCTTGACAAATGGAACTTATTTAGTTGAGTACCATAGTTCAAATAGTAGCAATGAAGATCAGTTTCTTAAAGCAACGGTTGACTCTCTCCATGTCAGACCTTGCCCTCCTTTCCTCAAGGATAAAAATTATGTTTTGTTGGAAAAAGTTGATTGCTTCTTTAACTTTGGCTGGTGGAATGGCGTGATCACGAAAGTGCTTGAGGATTGTAGATATGTTATCTTTTTCAAGcaacaaaacaaagaaaaggAATTCCATCAGTCAGAATTAAGACCTCATATGGATTGGAAAGATAGCAAATGGTTCACTTCTTCCCAG TTACACGAGGATCTTCCACTCCGATCTTCAGAAGATGAAAAACTTTCACCCCATGCATCTGAAAATACTGGTGGCAACACAGTGGCAGTTCTGGTGAGCAGTTTGGGGAATAACGATTGTGATAAGAGAACACTCTGTTCATTGAACTTGGGCGAGAATCAGATAGAGCCATTAATTGTTGGTAATGAGAAATATTCACATGAAAAGCTTCCACACCAATCTTGTCAAAGTGCTAGTGGAAACATATTGGCAGTTGCAGCGAGCAATCCACGAGATAAAGATGACTCTGTTCAGAAAACTCCCTGTTTATTGGACTTTAGTGAGAATCAGATAGAGCCATTAGTTTCTACCTACAAAAAATCTTCACATCCTGCTAAATTACGTTCAAAACGAAGATGGCATTTGTCTGAGGCACATAGAGCGCTCTCACGGCCTATAAAGAAGCTCAAGGAAGGAAATATACCCGAAGTGTGTGAACAGGTTGCATCTGATAGATCTGCTGAAGAATTTTTATGCAGTTCTGGGAATGATATTACCATCTTTACGACACAACTGAGTACAATAGATCAGTCCTCCGAAAATCTTTCACCGACCGAG CTGAGAAAGCCCCAAAATCTTTGTGGAAATGATTATTCCATTTCCAGAATTTTGGAGAAGAGCAGAACACCAACATTACAGTTTGACAGTTCAGAACCGGATTGTGGAG TTAGAAGTCTGGGAATTAATTCTGCTGGAATTGAGCAAGATGCTGCAGAAGATGCCCTAAACGAACATGCAGAAAAAGAAACTGAATTGCCTATCATCATAGGTCTGCCATGTGCAGAAATTAACAGCTCTGGATTAGGAACATCAAGAGGCAAGAGAGGTGGTTATGGTTCCAGCAGCAAGAAGATTTTGAGACCTAGGAGCGACCAGATTCTGCATTCAAATGTTTCAGCAATAGAAGACACGAAG AATAGTAACCGAACAGAAACTGGAGATCTCAGCCAGAAAAGAAAGAGGGGAAGGCCACGCAAGGTGCTGATCAGCAGTCCTCAGGTTCTTGTGACTG GAATTGCTAAAAATGGAAGTGTTGCTTCAAGTTACATTGGCAGAAAAGATGGTGATTCACATGGTGATAATGAAGTTGTGATGACTGATAATTACTTGGAATTCAATGAGCCTAATTATGATCTGACTGATGGGTTTGACCCCAAAAATAGTATAAAAAACAGCAAGAGAACTTTGGCCGAAGTGCATAATGAACAAGCTATGAAAGAATCAACGAGGCTGCCAAAAAGTCCTTCAAAAAGAGGTGGTAGACATAGAACTGAAG TAGGGAAAACAACAGAATCAAACTATTTGACAGGAGCACTTGAGAAAATCGTCGATGAAATACATTGCAATGTTTCAGATGAACAACATTCAAAGTGGATTGAAGGGATGCAGACTCCAACCCGCAATGACTCGG GAAAAATAATAGAATCGAACTCTCTGATAGAAACACTCGAGAAGACCATTGATGAAGTACCTTGCAATGAGTTAAATGAGCCGCTTTCAAAGTGGATTGAAGGGATGCGGACTCCAACCATCAAGGACTCAG ATTCAATTGATCAATCCCTAGGGAAAACAATAGAATTGAACTGTTTGACGGAAGGACTCGAAGCACCTTTTGATGAGTTAGACGAGCCACTTTCAAAGTGGATTGAAGCGATGCAGACTCCAGCAACTATGAAGGACTCGG TGTTACCTGGAAGCCCTGTGGAGAAATGTGTGGAAAAAAATGATAATTCGGTGTTTGTAGATGGCAGTGAGAAGCAAAAGAGAAGTGGTGTCCAACCTTGTGGATTTGATGATACATGTGCAACAGTGCCAAGTGAGCAGGAAGACTTGCCTTTTGCAAAAAATGTTGTTCTTTGGAAAACAATCGATTCCATGGACGTCTTGCAACGAATACCACAGAGGCCACATTTCCGCCCTTTGATACACTTGAAAGAGAGTTCACGAGAAGGATTGGCTATTGGCTGTATGGTAACCTTTTCCACGGTCGTGGAAAAAGCTTCCAAGTTGCAAATTAATGATCCCAAAAGCATTGCAGATGAAATTTTGGAAATACTAGAAGACTTAGAAAAGTATGGGTTTGATGTTAAGGTTGTAGAACAGTGTGTAGGTCAAATGCTCGAGGTGAAACACAAGCAAGAAGAACTTAGAGAAGAAGCAAAGGGAATTGACTCCCAAATTAGCCATCACAATCTTGAAAAACAAAAGATCAATGAAGAGATGGGTGAGATGAGGAGGCAGATTTTAATGCTGCAAGAAAAGATTTCCGTGGCTGCAGCTGCCCAAGAAAAAGAGGAAAGCAAAATTGCGCCTTTGCATTCTAAGCTGCAAAAAGTTGAAGAGGACAtaaagatgatagaactcgagtTTCAAAATTTGGCTGCTGCTATGTAA
- the LOC140876486 gene encoding uncharacterized protein isoform X6, which yields MGGGAVEQLQQQLFPEGSLVEVKTDEDGFKGVFFVATVISSPRKKGRKSFKKLLVEYHNLVASEDGSKRLRESVDVTFVRPAPPPQEDFEGFGLNDSVDAFYKDGWWIGIISQVLQGGRFIVTFQSPPDVLEFGLSELRVHWDWCNGSWFRPEKQGITSLMFEVGRKVEVSFEVEDFLGAWFPAAIHKVLTNGTYLVEYHSSNSSNEDQFLKATVDSLHVRPCPPFLKDKNYVLLEKVDCFFNFGWWNGVITKVLEDCRYVIFFKQQNKEKEFHQSELRPHMDWKDSKWFTSSQLHEDLPLRSSEDEKLSPHASENTGGNTVAVLVSSLGNNDCDKRTLCSLNLGENQIEPLIVGNEKYSHEKLPHQSCQSASGNILAVAASNPRDKDDSVQKTPCLLDFSENQIEPLVSTYKKSSHPAKLRSKRRWHLSEAHRALSRPIKKLKEGNIPEVCEQVASDRSAEEFLCSSGNDITIFTTQLSTIDQSSENLSPTELRKPQNLCGNDYSISRILEKSRTPTLQFDSSEPDCGVRSLGINSAGIEQDAAEDALNEHAEKETELPIIIGLPCAEINSSGLGTSRGKRGGYGSSSKKILRPRSDQILHSNVSAIEDTKNSNRTETGDLSQKRKRGRPRKVLISSPQVLVTGIAKNGSVASSYIGRKDGDSHGDNEVVMTDNYLEFNEPNYDLTDGFDPKNSIKNSKRTLAEVHNEQAMKESTRLPKSPSKRGGRHRTEDEQHSKWIEGMQTPTRNDSGKIIESNSLIETLEKTIDEVPCNELNEPLSKWIEGMRTPTIKDSDSIDQSLGKTIELNCLTEGLEAPFDELDEPLSKWIEAMQTPATMKDSGVLPGSPVEKCVEKNDNSVFVDGSEKQKRSGVQPCGFDDTCATVPSEQEDLPFAKNVVLWKTIDSMDVLQRIPQRPHFRPLIHLKESSREGLAIGCMVTFSTVVEKASKLQINDPKSIADEILEILEDLEKYGFDVKVVEQCVGQMLEVKHKQEELREEAKGIDSQISHHNLEKQKINEEMGEMRRQILMLQEKISVAAAAQEKEESKIAPLHSKLQKVEEDIKMIELEFQNLAAAM from the exons atgggcgGTGGTGCAGTAGAGCAACTCCAGCAGCAGCTCTTCCCAGAGGGCTCCTTGGTTGAGGTGAAGACCGACGAAGACGGTTTCAAGGGGGTCttttttgtagccactgtgatTTCCTCTCCGAGAAAGAAAGGCAGAAAGAGTTTCAAGAAACTCCTGGTGGAATACCACAATCTCGTGGCCAGTGAAGATGGATCCAAGCGTTTGAGAGAAAGCGTTGATGTTACGTTCGTCAGACCCGCTCCGCCACCACAGGAGGATTTCGAGGGTTTTGGGCTAAATGACTCCGTCGATGCGTTCTATAAAGATGGTTGGTGGATAGGTATCATCTCGCAAGTTCTCCAAGGAGGAAGGTTCATCGTGACTTTTCAAAGCCCGCCGGACGTGCTCGAGTTTGGGCTCTCTGAACTTAGGGTTCACTGGGATTGGTGTAACGGAAGTTGGTTCAGACCCGAAAAGCAG GGTATAACAAGTTTGATGTTTGAAGTTGGGAGGAAGGTAGAAGTGTCCTTTGAAGTGGAAGATTTTCTGGGCGCATGGTTTCCCGCCGCCATACATAAAGTCTTGACAAATGGAACTTATTTAGTTGAGTACCATAGTTCAAATAGTAGCAATGAAGATCAGTTTCTTAAAGCAACGGTTGACTCTCTCCATGTCAGACCTTGCCCTCCTTTCCTCAAGGATAAAAATTATGTTTTGTTGGAAAAAGTTGATTGCTTCTTTAACTTTGGCTGGTGGAATGGCGTGATCACGAAAGTGCTTGAGGATTGTAGATATGTTATCTTTTTCAAGcaacaaaacaaagaaaaggAATTCCATCAGTCAGAATTAAGACCTCATATGGATTGGAAAGATAGCAAATGGTTCACTTCTTCCCAG TTACACGAGGATCTTCCACTCCGATCTTCAGAAGATGAAAAACTTTCACCCCATGCATCTGAAAATACTGGTGGCAACACAGTGGCAGTTCTGGTGAGCAGTTTGGGGAATAACGATTGTGATAAGAGAACACTCTGTTCATTGAACTTGGGCGAGAATCAGATAGAGCCATTAATTGTTGGTAATGAGAAATATTCACATGAAAAGCTTCCACACCAATCTTGTCAAAGTGCTAGTGGAAACATATTGGCAGTTGCAGCGAGCAATCCACGAGATAAAGATGACTCTGTTCAGAAAACTCCCTGTTTATTGGACTTTAGTGAGAATCAGATAGAGCCATTAGTTTCTACCTACAAAAAATCTTCACATCCTGCTAAATTACGTTCAAAACGAAGATGGCATTTGTCTGAGGCACATAGAGCGCTCTCACGGCCTATAAAGAAGCTCAAGGAAGGAAATATACCCGAAGTGTGTGAACAGGTTGCATCTGATAGATCTGCTGAAGAATTTTTATGCAGTTCTGGGAATGATATTACCATCTTTACGACACAACTGAGTACAATAGATCAGTCCTCCGAAAATCTTTCACCGACCGAG CTGAGAAAGCCCCAAAATCTTTGTGGAAATGATTATTCCATTTCCAGAATTTTGGAGAAGAGCAGAACACCAACATTACAGTTTGACAGTTCAGAACCGGATTGTGGAG TTAGAAGTCTGGGAATTAATTCTGCTGGAATTGAGCAAGATGCTGCAGAAGATGCCCTAAACGAACATGCAGAAAAAGAAACTGAATTGCCTATCATCATAGGTCTGCCATGTGCAGAAATTAACAGCTCTGGATTAGGAACATCAAGAGGCAAGAGAGGTGGTTATGGTTCCAGCAGCAAGAAGATTTTGAGACCTAGGAGCGACCAGATTCTGCATTCAAATGTTTCAGCAATAGAAGACACGAAG AATAGTAACCGAACAGAAACTGGAGATCTCAGCCAGAAAAGAAAGAGGGGAAGGCCACGCAAGGTGCTGATCAGCAGTCCTCAGGTTCTTGTGACTG GAATTGCTAAAAATGGAAGTGTTGCTTCAAGTTACATTGGCAGAAAAGATGGTGATTCACATGGTGATAATGAAGTTGTGATGACTGATAATTACTTGGAATTCAATGAGCCTAATTATGATCTGACTGATGGGTTTGACCCCAAAAATAGTATAAAAAACAGCAAGAGAACTTTGGCCGAAGTGCATAATGAACAAGCTATGAAAGAATCAACGAGGCTGCCAAAAAGTCCTTCAAAAAGAGGTGGTAGACATAGAACTGAAG ATGAACAACATTCAAAGTGGATTGAAGGGATGCAGACTCCAACCCGCAATGACTCGG GAAAAATAATAGAATCGAACTCTCTGATAGAAACACTCGAGAAGACCATTGATGAAGTACCTTGCAATGAGTTAAATGAGCCGCTTTCAAAGTGGATTGAAGGGATGCGGACTCCAACCATCAAGGACTCAG ATTCAATTGATCAATCCCTAGGGAAAACAATAGAATTGAACTGTTTGACGGAAGGACTCGAAGCACCTTTTGATGAGTTAGACGAGCCACTTTCAAAGTGGATTGAAGCGATGCAGACTCCAGCAACTATGAAGGACTCGG GAGTGTTACCTGGAAGCCCTGTGGAGAAATGTGTGGAAAAAAATGATAATTCGGTGTTTGTAGATGGCAGTGAGAAGCAAAAGAGAAGTGGTGTCCAACCTTGTGGATTTGATGATACATGTGCAACAGTGCCAAGTGAGCAGGAAGACTTGCCTTTTGCAAAAAATGTTGTTCTTTGGAAAACAATCGATTCCATGGACGTCTTGCAACGAATACCACAGAGGCCACATTTCCGCCCTTTGATACACTTGAAAGAGAGTTCACGAGAAGGATTGGCTATTGGCTGTATGGTAACCTTTTCCACGGTCGTGGAAAAAGCTTCCAAGTTGCAAATTAATGATCCCAAAAGCATTGCAGATGAAATTTTGGAAATACTAGAAGACTTAGAAAAGTATGGGTTTGATGTTAAGGTTGTAGAACAGTGTGTAGGTCAAATGCTCGAGGTGAAACACAAGCAAGAAGAACTTAGAGAAGAAGCAAAGGGAATTGACTCCCAAATTAGCCATCACAATCTTGAAAAACAAAAGATCAATGAAGAGATGGGTGAGATGAGGAGGCAGATTTTAATGCTGCAAGAAAAGATTTCCGTGGCTGCAGCTGCCCAAGAAAAAGAGGAAAGCAAAATTGCGCCTTTGCATTCTAAGCTGCAAAAAGTTGAAGAGGACAtaaagatgatagaactcgagtTTCAAAATTTGGCTGCTGCTATGTAA
- the LOC140876486 gene encoding uncharacterized protein isoform X5 → MGGGAVEQLQQQLFPEGSLVEVKTDEDGFKGVFFVATVISSPRKKGRKSFKKLLVEYHNLVASEDGSKRLRESVDVTFVRPAPPPQEDFEGFGLNDSVDAFYKDGWWIGIISQVLQGGRFIVTFQSPPDVLEFGLSELRVHWDWCNGSWFRPEKQGITSLMFEVGRKVEVSFEVEDFLGAWFPAAIHKVLTNGTYLVEYHSSNSSNEDQFLKATVDSLHVRPCPPFLKDKNYVLLEKVDCFFNFGWWNGVITKVLEDCRYVIFFKQQNKEKEFHQSELRPHMDWKDSKWFTSSQLHEDLPLRSSEDEKLSPHASENTGGNTVAVLVSSLGNNDCDKRTLCSLNLGENQIEPLIVGNEKYSHEKLPHQSCQSASGNILAVAASNPRDKDDSVQKTPCLLDFSENQIEPLVSTYKKSSHPAKLRSKRRWHLSEAHRALSRPIKKLKEGNIPEVCEQVASDRSAEEFLCSSGNDITIFTTQLSTIDQSSENLSPTELRKPQNLCGNDYSISRILEKSRTPTLQFDSSEPDCGVRSLGINSAGIEQDAAEDALNEHAEKETELPIIIGLPCAEINSSGLGTSRGKRGGYGSSSKKILRPRSDQILHSNVSAIEDTKNSNRTETGDLSQKRKRGRPRKVLISSPQVLVTGIAKNGSVASSYIGRKDGDSHGDNEVVMTDNYLEFNEPNYDLTDGFDPKNSIKNSKRTLAEVHNEQAMKESTRLPKSPSKRGGRHRTEGALEKIVDEIHCNVSDEQHSKWIEGMQTPTRNDSGKIIESNSLIETLEKTIDEVPCNELNEPLSKWIEGMRTPTIKDSDSIDQSLGKTIELNCLTEGLEAPFDELDEPLSKWIEAMQTPATMKDSGVLPGSPVEKCVEKNDNSVFVDGSEKQKRSGVQPCGFDDTCATVPSEQEDLPFAKNVVLWKTIDSMDVLQRIPQRPHFRPLIHLKESSREGLAIGCMVTFSTVVEKASKLQINDPKSIADEILEILEDLEKYGFDVKVVEQCVGQMLEVKHKQEELREEAKGIDSQISHHNLEKQKINEEMGEMRRQILMLQEKISVAAAAQEKEESKIAPLHSKLQKVEEDIKMIELEFQNLAAAM, encoded by the exons atgggcgGTGGTGCAGTAGAGCAACTCCAGCAGCAGCTCTTCCCAGAGGGCTCCTTGGTTGAGGTGAAGACCGACGAAGACGGTTTCAAGGGGGTCttttttgtagccactgtgatTTCCTCTCCGAGAAAGAAAGGCAGAAAGAGTTTCAAGAAACTCCTGGTGGAATACCACAATCTCGTGGCCAGTGAAGATGGATCCAAGCGTTTGAGAGAAAGCGTTGATGTTACGTTCGTCAGACCCGCTCCGCCACCACAGGAGGATTTCGAGGGTTTTGGGCTAAATGACTCCGTCGATGCGTTCTATAAAGATGGTTGGTGGATAGGTATCATCTCGCAAGTTCTCCAAGGAGGAAGGTTCATCGTGACTTTTCAAAGCCCGCCGGACGTGCTCGAGTTTGGGCTCTCTGAACTTAGGGTTCACTGGGATTGGTGTAACGGAAGTTGGTTCAGACCCGAAAAGCAG GGTATAACAAGTTTGATGTTTGAAGTTGGGAGGAAGGTAGAAGTGTCCTTTGAAGTGGAAGATTTTCTGGGCGCATGGTTTCCCGCCGCCATACATAAAGTCTTGACAAATGGAACTTATTTAGTTGAGTACCATAGTTCAAATAGTAGCAATGAAGATCAGTTTCTTAAAGCAACGGTTGACTCTCTCCATGTCAGACCTTGCCCTCCTTTCCTCAAGGATAAAAATTATGTTTTGTTGGAAAAAGTTGATTGCTTCTTTAACTTTGGCTGGTGGAATGGCGTGATCACGAAAGTGCTTGAGGATTGTAGATATGTTATCTTTTTCAAGcaacaaaacaaagaaaaggAATTCCATCAGTCAGAATTAAGACCTCATATGGATTGGAAAGATAGCAAATGGTTCACTTCTTCCCAG TTACACGAGGATCTTCCACTCCGATCTTCAGAAGATGAAAAACTTTCACCCCATGCATCTGAAAATACTGGTGGCAACACAGTGGCAGTTCTGGTGAGCAGTTTGGGGAATAACGATTGTGATAAGAGAACACTCTGTTCATTGAACTTGGGCGAGAATCAGATAGAGCCATTAATTGTTGGTAATGAGAAATATTCACATGAAAAGCTTCCACACCAATCTTGTCAAAGTGCTAGTGGAAACATATTGGCAGTTGCAGCGAGCAATCCACGAGATAAAGATGACTCTGTTCAGAAAACTCCCTGTTTATTGGACTTTAGTGAGAATCAGATAGAGCCATTAGTTTCTACCTACAAAAAATCTTCACATCCTGCTAAATTACGTTCAAAACGAAGATGGCATTTGTCTGAGGCACATAGAGCGCTCTCACGGCCTATAAAGAAGCTCAAGGAAGGAAATATACCCGAAGTGTGTGAACAGGTTGCATCTGATAGATCTGCTGAAGAATTTTTATGCAGTTCTGGGAATGATATTACCATCTTTACGACACAACTGAGTACAATAGATCAGTCCTCCGAAAATCTTTCACCGACCGAG CTGAGAAAGCCCCAAAATCTTTGTGGAAATGATTATTCCATTTCCAGAATTTTGGAGAAGAGCAGAACACCAACATTACAGTTTGACAGTTCAGAACCGGATTGTGGAG TTAGAAGTCTGGGAATTAATTCTGCTGGAATTGAGCAAGATGCTGCAGAAGATGCCCTAAACGAACATGCAGAAAAAGAAACTGAATTGCCTATCATCATAGGTCTGCCATGTGCAGAAATTAACAGCTCTGGATTAGGAACATCAAGAGGCAAGAGAGGTGGTTATGGTTCCAGCAGCAAGAAGATTTTGAGACCTAGGAGCGACCAGATTCTGCATTCAAATGTTTCAGCAATAGAAGACACGAAG AATAGTAACCGAACAGAAACTGGAGATCTCAGCCAGAAAAGAAAGAGGGGAAGGCCACGCAAGGTGCTGATCAGCAGTCCTCAGGTTCTTGTGACTG GAATTGCTAAAAATGGAAGTGTTGCTTCAAGTTACATTGGCAGAAAAGATGGTGATTCACATGGTGATAATGAAGTTGTGATGACTGATAATTACTTGGAATTCAATGAGCCTAATTATGATCTGACTGATGGGTTTGACCCCAAAAATAGTATAAAAAACAGCAAGAGAACTTTGGCCGAAGTGCATAATGAACAAGCTATGAAAGAATCAACGAGGCTGCCAAAAAGTCCTTCAAAAAGAGGTGGTAGACATAGAACTGAAG GAGCACTTGAGAAAATCGTCGATGAAATACATTGCAATGTTTCAGATGAACAACATTCAAAGTGGATTGAAGGGATGCAGACTCCAACCCGCAATGACTCGG GAAAAATAATAGAATCGAACTCTCTGATAGAAACACTCGAGAAGACCATTGATGAAGTACCTTGCAATGAGTTAAATGAGCCGCTTTCAAAGTGGATTGAAGGGATGCGGACTCCAACCATCAAGGACTCAG ATTCAATTGATCAATCCCTAGGGAAAACAATAGAATTGAACTGTTTGACGGAAGGACTCGAAGCACCTTTTGATGAGTTAGACGAGCCACTTTCAAAGTGGATTGAAGCGATGCAGACTCCAGCAACTATGAAGGACTCGG GAGTGTTACCTGGAAGCCCTGTGGAGAAATGTGTGGAAAAAAATGATAATTCGGTGTTTGTAGATGGCAGTGAGAAGCAAAAGAGAAGTGGTGTCCAACCTTGTGGATTTGATGATACATGTGCAACAGTGCCAAGTGAGCAGGAAGACTTGCCTTTTGCAAAAAATGTTGTTCTTTGGAAAACAATCGATTCCATGGACGTCTTGCAACGAATACCACAGAGGCCACATTTCCGCCCTTTGATACACTTGAAAGAGAGTTCACGAGAAGGATTGGCTATTGGCTGTATGGTAACCTTTTCCACGGTCGTGGAAAAAGCTTCCAAGTTGCAAATTAATGATCCCAAAAGCATTGCAGATGAAATTTTGGAAATACTAGAAGACTTAGAAAAGTATGGGTTTGATGTTAAGGTTGTAGAACAGTGTGTAGGTCAAATGCTCGAGGTGAAACACAAGCAAGAAGAACTTAGAGAAGAAGCAAAGGGAATTGACTCCCAAATTAGCCATCACAATCTTGAAAAACAAAAGATCAATGAAGAGATGGGTGAGATGAGGAGGCAGATTTTAATGCTGCAAGAAAAGATTTCCGTGGCTGCAGCTGCCCAAGAAAAAGAGGAAAGCAAAATTGCGCCTTTGCATTCTAAGCTGCAAAAAGTTGAAGAGGACAtaaagatgatagaactcgagtTTCAAAATTTGGCTGCTGCTATGTAA